Proteins encoded together in one Sceloporus undulatus isolate JIND9_A2432 ecotype Alabama chromosome 4, SceUnd_v1.1, whole genome shotgun sequence window:
- the SLC52A3 gene encoding solute carrier family 52, riboflavin transporter, member 3 — translation MALLTHVLACVFGTGSWMAINGVWVELPLLVNKLPEGWYLPSYLIIIIQLANIGPLFITLMHKLKPGMLSEVPVICVVVSAGAVACFLLAFFWDYITPVAGRMHSTPFFILAFFLSLVDCTSSVTFLPFMARLHPRYVTTFFIGEGLSGLIPALFALAQGAGIAKCVQVEAPENATVSNTTLRNMTAEDVHHHMATRYSPANFSSMVFFIILSVMMFSCLVAFFFLNRLPKVWELSKENLCASDITLNAIHKIPVDGQGPTNVGCFSTIDAKVPSTTKGKDDKDPGTAAYSQTKFIFIYLLVAWVNSLTNGVLPSVQSYSCLPYSSMAYHLAATLSSIANPLACTVATFLPSRSLPVLGVLTATGTAFGAYNMGMAALSPCPVLQHSTWGDVLIVISWVFFTGTLTYVKVMMGVILRSHSHSALVWYGAVEQLGSLLGALTMFPLVNIYSLFKSADFCSFQCPA, via the exons ATGGCGTTACTCACCCATGTGCTGGCATGTGTCTTTGGGACAGGGTCTTGGATGGCCATCAACGGCGTGTGGGTAGAGCTCCCCTTGCTGGTGAACAAACTCCCTGAAGGCTGGTaccttccttcctacctcatcatcatcatccaactgGCCAACATCGGGCCTCTTTTCATCACCCTCATGCACAAGCTAAAGCCTGGCATGCTGAGCGAGGTGCCTGTCATCTGCGTGGTGGTTTCTGCAGGAGCTGTGGCCTGCTTCCTCTTGGCTTTCTTCTGGGATTATATCACACCTGTGGCTGGACGGATGCACAGCACCCCCTTCTTTATTCTGGCCTTCTTCCTATCGCTTGTAGACTGTACCTCTTCTGTCACCTTCTTACCTTTCATGGCACGGCTCCATCCTCGCTATGTGACTACTTTTTTCATTGGTGAAGGACTCAGTGGCTTAATCCCAGCTCTTTTTGCCTTGGCCCAGGGGGCAGGAATTGCAAAGTGTGTCCAGGTGGAAGCCCCAGAGAATGCAACAGTCAGCAACACAACCTTGCGGAACATGACTGCTGAAGATGTCCATCACCACATGGCAACTCGGTATTCTCCTGCTAACTTCTCCAGCATGGTCTTCTTCATCATCCTCTCCGTCATGATGTTTTCCTGTCTTGTGGCCTTCTTCTTCCTCAACCGGTTGCCCAAGGTGTGGGAGCTTTCGAAAGAGAACCTCTGTGCCAGTGACATCACTCTCAATGCTATCCATAAGATTCCTGTGGATGGGCAAGGACCAACAAATGTAGGGTGCTTCTCAACCATTGATGCAAAAGTGCCAAGCACCACCAAAGGAAAAGATGATAAAGATCCGGGAACAGCTGCCTACTCCCAGACCAAGTTCATCTTCATATACCTTCTTGTGGCGTGGGTGAATTCATTGACTAATGGGGTCCTCCCCTCTGTGCAAAGTTACTCATGCTTGCCTTACAGTAGCATGGCCTACCACCTAGCTGCCACACTGAGCTCCATAGCCAACCCTTTAGCATGCACCGTTGCCACATTTCTGCCCAGCAG GTCTCTCCCTGTCTTGGGTGTCTTGACAGCCACTGGAACAGCCTTTGGGGCCTACAACATGGGCATGGCTGCCCTGAGCCCTTGCCCTGTCCTGCAGCACTCAACCTGGGGGGATGTTCTCATT GTGATCTCCTGGGTCTTCTTCACTGGGACGCTGACTTATGTCAAGGTGATGATGGGGGTGATCCTTCGAAGCCACAGCCACAGCGCCCTCGTGTGGTACGGAGCGGTGGAGCAGCTGGGCTCCCTGCTGGGAGCACTGACCATGTTCCCTTTAGTGAACATCTACAGCCTCTTCAAATCGGCAGACTTCTGCAGCTTCCAGTGCCCAGCATGA